The genome window GCCGGCCAGCGTCTCCAGCACCAGCACGTCCATGGTCGGGGCCGGTCCGGGATGGTGGCGGATGATCATGCCCCAAACCACCAGCGGCGCCTCCCGGGCCACCGTCAGGAAAGGCCCGCGCCAGGCGCAGGAACAGGCCATACTGCCAACCGGGGCAACCAGCCAGCCAAGTCCAAAAACCAGGCATAACACCAATGTCCTTTTCACTGCCGGGCCTCCCGCCCTCTTGGCCTGGCCGACTTTCCTTACAGGGGAAACACGTTTCCCGGCCGAGGCAAAAGAGCCGATTGGATAAATCGCAGTTTAGGCGGGCAAAGTCAAGAGGTACGCGTCGCCGTTTATTCCTACAGGAACTTTTTGAAGAGCTCCAGCAGCTGGTCGCCGCTGGGACGGTCCATGGTGTTCTGGCTCAGGTAGTTGAAGAGCACTTTGCCATGGCGGTCGAGAAGGTAAACAGCCGGGATGTTCTGCTCGACCCTGCTGTTGTCCCAAAGCAGGGTGAACAAGTCCAGGCCGCGCGACACCGTGCGTTCGTTGTCGATCAGGATCGGGAAAGGGGTGGGGATATTTTCCTTCCCGATGGCGAACTTTTTCGGAAAAGCGAGCCGGCTGGTTTCCATCCAGCGCTTGTCGCCGTCGCTCAGCCCTTTGGGATCGCCCGGGTTTTTCCATTTCTCGATCACAGCCATCTGCTCGGGGAAAATGGCCACCCAGTGCTCGACCGTGGCCCGGTCGTAGGGCAGGACGAAAACGATCTCGAGGTTGTATTTTTTGCGGAGCTGCAGCCGGCGCTCAAGGTCGGCGAGTTCGGCATATTGGTAATGGCAGATCTGGCACCAATGGTCGCCGACGCGGCCACGGGGAAAGACGAGCAGCACATTTTTCCCCGCCAAGCCGGCGAGGGAAACATCCTTGCCGTTGACGCTGGCCAGGGTGAAATTCGCCATCTTCTGGCCAAGCTCCGCCGGCTCGATGCCTGCCGCGGGAGCCAGCGGTTGCTCCTGCAGGCTGTTGACGATGCGCCACTCGTTGTCCTGCCTGGCTAAGTGCAGGTACTGGGTCGAGTTGCCCCTGACCACCCTGGCCGCGGCGATGTCTTCGAAAACATCATCGACCGTGATGCGGAAGTCGGGGATGGCCCCCGCGTTCCCGGCTTTGGTGCGGTCGATGATCGAGTCGGCGTTCCGCTCCTGCAAGACCAGTTTGCCGGGCTCGCCCGTCTCGTTGAGCACATGGAAGACCGAAGCCGGGTGGAGGATTCTTTGCACGCGTTCATAATTGCCCTTGCGCATCGCCTCACGGAATTCCTCGAGCAGCATGCGGATGCGCTCCACTTCGCTTTCCTTGTTTGCCGTCTCTCGGGCCACGGATGTGGCCTCGGCCGGCAGCCGCCACAGGACGTTGACGATGCGCCATTGGCCGTTCTGCTTGGCCAAATGCAGGTAATCCTTGACCTTGGCGCTGAAGACGCGCGCCGAGGCCGTATGGCCGCTGATATCCAGCAAGCGGTAGTCGATCTGCCGCTGTTCGGCCGGCAACCTGCCCCAACCGGCCCGGGTGACTTCGATCAGCGCCTCGGCGTTGATCGGCTGCAGAAAGGAAGCGTGGCTGCGCGGCGAAAAGATAAGGCCGCGCTTGGTCAGGCTCGGGCTGAGCGCCCGCTCCATGCGCGCGGCATTGACTTCGTAATATCCTTCGATATAATCGAGCGCCGCGCGGGCGATGGCGGCTTGGTCGTCATTCGCTGTATTCGTGCCTTGCCCAGCCAGGTAAGAGAGGGTGAGCAATATTACCAAAAGAAAAAAAACGAATTTTTTCATGTTCGCCTCCACTGAATGGAAGCAAATAAAATGCCAAATTAACTTTGCCTGGAATAGCAATGTTTATCGGTCTTTTTCAGGAAATAGTATAAAGAACACTCATCCGCCACTGCCCGTTTCCGGACATCCCATGGCCGAAACCGGACAGTTCTACATCCGTATAAGCCGTTGAGGAGGCTTCATGGCGAATGGACTTGTAGTCGAATCGAGCTGGCTCATCGTTTTGCTCAAGACAACGGCGGCCCTCCTGGGCCTTATCCTTATTACTTTTGGGCACCGTTTGCCGCGCTTGAGCAACGGCCTGTTCTGGCTACTGGCAACGCTGGGCCTGACGATGTTCCGGCTGGCCAGGACAAATTACCTGCTGGCTTTCCTGGCGGCTTTGCTCCTTTTCTTTGCGCTGCTCTGGCTGCAGAACCGGCTGCCCCGACTGACCATGGCTTTGGCTTGTCTACTGCCTCTTCCCCTGTTCTGGTTCGGCGCCATCTATTTTTCGGGCAGCTTCAATTTCCGGCCGCGAGCGGCCATCCTTGGCGCTCTCCTCGGCGCCGTCGCCGGCGCCCTGTGGCCGCGGGCGATGCTGGCGCTGCTGGCTCCATTCATGGGCATCGCGCTGCTCGCCTGGGCATCGCCGTTCGCCCTCAGCTTCCCCTTGCTGGTTGTTCCCGTTCTGCTGGCCTGCGCATACCAGTTTTTCGACCTGTATCGCCGGCGCCGGCGCGGACAATGGATCGCTTCTCCCCGGCGCACGCCACGCGAGGTCCTGCACGATTGGCAAAAATGGACCGCGGCCCTGGCCGGATTGTGGCTGCTCTTGGCTCTTTTTGCCCCCTCCGCATCCGCCCCCGATCCGCTCCACGGCCGACGCCTGGCCGTCCTGACGGCGCCGACGCTCGAATTCTCGCCGGCGCGCAATTTCTATTTGACCGGCCGCGCCCGGCCGCTGGCCCTGCTGGCCCCGCACCGCTCTATCTTCAACCGCCTGACGGTTCTGCTGAAGGGCCGCGCCCAGGGGCGGGCCATCGACGAACAACGCATGGTGAAAGCCGAGGACGAGATCGTTTGCATGCGCCGCGCCGGCCAGGTCACCGCTTTGGCCATGGCCCAGGTGCCGGCGCTGGCGCGGCCCGGGATCAACGAACAAGAAATCCAGGAAGCGATCCTGGCCGCTTTCCGCCGTTACGGAGCCCCCGTCCCCTCCTTCGAACCGATCGTCGGTTCGGGAGCGAATGCCACCCTGCCCCATTACGACCGCAACGACGCGGTCCTGCAAAAAGGCTTCGTTGTAGTCGACATCGGCTGCATGTTTGGCGGCTACGCTTCCGACATGACCCGCACCTTCCCGGTGGGCGGGAGCTGCACGCCGGCCCAGCAGAAGCTGCTGGACCTGGTGACCGCCGCCAAGGCGGCCGCCGAAACGATCCTGAAGCCGGGAGTGATCATGCGCCAGCTCGATGACGCTGCCAGGCAGGTGATCACGAGGGCGGGTTTCGGCGAGTACTTCACCCATTCGGTCGGCCATGGCGTCGGCGTCGATGTCCACGATCCCACCCCCAAGGTGCTGGCGGAAAACATGGTGATTACCCTCGAGCCGGGCATCTATATCCCGCACGGGGCCGCGGTCGATCCCGCTTACTGGGACCTGGGAGTGCGCATCGAGGACACCTACCGGGTGACCGCCGCCGGCTACGAAATCTTGACCCTGCCGCCGCCGGCCGGCAAATAGGGCAAGACTCGGGCAAGGTCTTTGCCCCCGATACAATATATTTTTACTCCGTCAGTTCCACCCGAATAAGATTGTCACTGATCATGGACATCTTGGATCGCTCAGGAATGTCGGATGTCTTCTCTCCGGGGATCTTCATCTTGGGCGCAGGAGCATCAATGCTGAACTGCATCAATTCTGCGATTGTCCCTGACACAAAGTAACGATTCGCGACATCGAAATAGAACACGGCTGTCCCCTTGGTAGAGCACTTGTATTCTCCTTTCAATTCTGAGGGGATTTTTATTTCCGATATGTCCGTGTCGACGTCCAGCTGGGCACATGTATGCTTTCCGATTTTAACGTATCGTGCCAGCGTGATACGGGAACGACCGCTGACCTGCAACACAGAACCCATGGCATTGAATGGCATTTGCATGGGAACATCAACCGAGTCACCGACCTTCATGAATTTCGCTGGAAGAGGGAAAAGCATTTTCATGAGCATATCTTGCGAGCTATTGCCAAAAGAACCGGATCCATCCTCCTTCATCCCCTGGACAACTAAGGGCGGCGCAGTTTGTTCCATTATCTTGGGCTTTTTATCTCCGCCCGAATTCATTTTCGCGCTCATTTTCATATCCTTCAACACCAGTTCAGCCGTGCCATTCCCTTGGCTCTTGATAAGCAGCGTTCCTTTGGCAGACATCTCTACTTGATCCATGTCATCCGATTTATCACCAAAAGATCCCATGTCTGTCTTGCTCCGCACTTCTTGCTCGTATGTATAGCTATGCACATCTTGGCTGCCGAAGTTCCATCTGAATACCGGAGCCGCCGTCGGCGCAGCAACTCCTTTGTATTGCCCCCTGTTGACATGCTTGGCAAATTGCGATGTGCCGCCTTTGACGGGCGGTTTTTCAGCGCATGCGGCAGTGCACAGACTCAAAACAAACAACATGACCAGTCCATTTCTACCAAATCTCTTATCGCATCTGGATAGCTTCATTTCCCCCCCAATTTCATCATAAGTTTTAGAATCTTGACAAGCGGGATCATGATTTTGGGCGCCGTATAACGGGCAGGCCTCTTGTTGATACATGATTCCAGATGGTCAACCGCCTTTTCCACGCTCATCATGAACGGCTTAAAATCACTCTTGGCCATTTTGGTATCGACGAAGCCGAAGCGTACATTGGTAACATATACGCCCTTGGATTTCAAGGCCAACGCCAGACCGCCGAGATAATTTGAAAAACCAGCCTTGGAGGCATTATAGGACGGAGCCTCGGCCGAGAGCAGCTCATCGGCCAGACTTGAGACACCAATGAAGTGGCCTTGTCCCCGTTTAACCATCTGGGGAATCACCGCTGCCGCCGTTCTTACCATTCCGGTCAGGTTCACGTCAATGATTCTTGCTTCACCGCTCATATCCAGGGGATCCAACAGTTTCCCGATCCCTACGAAGTAGACGCACAGATCCAATGAACCTTCCTGCAGCAGCTCAGCCAGCAAGTCCGGATATTTGTTATCGCTGACATCAGCAACCCGGTGCTGATTATTTTTGTTTGAAATCGGCGCTGTGCTCCTTGAAACGCCGATGACATCCCACCCGGCCGCAAGCAGCCTCTTTGTTGCCGCCAATCCTATGCCGTCAGAATTGCCAACCAACAGTGCTTTGGGTTGCACCAAATTCCTCCTTTATCCTCCAAATTTTTTTGTCCTGACTAATATTTTAACAGGTTGACCACCCCGATCCTTGCCATGTCCATTAATTTCACATCAACACTTTAAGGATGGTATTCCAGTTCCGGGTCGTCAGGTTGGAGCCGAATTCTTTTTCGAGAATGGCCATCGCTTCCGGCGTCCCCAGCCCTTTTTCCAAATCGACGACGGAGAACACCTCCGTGAGGGTTGCACGCAGGATGCGCAATTCCTGGCGCGACGTGGCGTACGGGATTTTGAGCTCGGGCCTCTTGGCTCCATCCGCAAGAAACGTCACATAGAGTTGAACTCCCGGCAAAGCCTCGATCCCCTTAAACGGTTCTGAAGACCGGAGCTGCCTGAGATCGTCCCGGTTACGCAATAAAACACTGATATCTCGCCTAAATGCCTTCTTCAATCCCGATTCAATTTCGGCGCGGAGCGCCTTTTCATCCGCTTGCCGGGCTGCGAAAATTACGTTGCCGCTGGCCAGCACCGTGCGCACATCGTCGAATCCCATCTTTTCGAACGCGGCTTTGAGGTCGGTCATCTTGATCGCGGCATGCCCGCCGACGTTGATCCCCCTTAAAAAGGCGACATATCGGGAATTATTTTTTCCAACTTGCGGCATGCGCCGACTACGTGAGCAGCTTAATCTGCAGCGTGATCTTCGGTCCGGTCAACTCCTTCGATACCGGGCAGTTTTTCTTTGCTATCTCGGCATGCTTCTTCAAATCCTCTTCGGTTATATTCGGCACTCGCGCCTGCGTGTCCAGTTCGATCAAGGTGATCGTCGGGCCGTCCCCCAGGTGGACCATGGCCGTGGTGGCGATCCGCGCCGGGACGAAACCGGCCCCGCTGAGCAGGGCGGCCAGGAACATGGAGAAGCACCCGGCATGGGCCGCGCCGAGCAATTCTTCGGGGTTGGTGCCGCGGCCGTTTTCGAAGCGCGAGGCATAGGTGAACGGACCCTCGTATGCCCCGCTGCCCAGCTTCATCGTCCCGGCTCCTTCCTTCAACGTCCCTTTCCATTCAGCCGTTGATGTCCTGACCGCCATGTTCCCCTCCCTTAATTTTACTTAATTAGTCTCGAACTTCTCTCCAATTCCAGCAAAAAGCAGCAACCGTTCCAAGTCGGAGCGGTAAAACATTTTTGCAAACGATAAAAAAATTGTCAATCCTTCACAATCTTCAACCGCAACTGAGACCGCAGGTATTTCCTGAATCCTTTCACCGCCACGGCTGGCGGATGACGGTCTTCCAATTGGCCGGGTCGGCCTTGCGGATGTCGGAGAGATATATTTCGTGATGCTTGCCAAAACGTTTGCCGATCTTATCAATAAACGCATGAACCTTCGCTATCGCGGGCCCTTCGGCGGAAAAGGGGCCGACGTAGAGGATTTGCGCGGCCTTGCCTTCGCTGAAAGTTTCGAAGCGCATTTGGTCGAGCGCCGGCATGGCTTTCTTCTTTTTCACCGCCACGATGGTGTCTCGGATCAGCGCCCCTGAAACGAACTCGGGCTGCATGATCATCATCGTCCACTTCCACTTGGACTTGTCGTCGATCGAGAATTGGGCCATGTCGTCGGCCCACCACAGCCCCTCGAGCGGCAGGACGCCATAGTCGATGGCCAGCGCCTTCTTGACCGTGAACTTGACCGCGTAGGCGACGGAAAACAGCGCCTCGACCGCCTCCTGGTAGGGCTTTGACGTGTTCGGGTCGCCCGCGCCGTCGATCATCAGGAAGTTCATGGCCGGCACCTCGACCAGGGTCACTTCCTTCGCCGAAGGATTATAAAGGGACTTCAGGTCTTTCTTGAAATCTATCTTTTTCATTGGGTCGTTTCCTCCCGGCCGCGTCTCGGCCGAAGCCCATTTATCAATATCCCGGCCGGAAACGAATGTCAAGCCGCGCATTTAAAAATACAGACCAGCACGGACGGAAAAGAATCAGTAGGGACAGGTCGCGACCTGTCCCTACCGAACCTATTCTAATACGTCTTCAGCTCCCCGATGGCGGATTCGACCGCGTGCAGGATGTCGCGTTTGCAGACCGCGTCCGTCATGGCGTTATGGTCGGGACAAAAGGGCCGGAATCACCGCCGACCTCACTTTACGATCCGTAGATTTTTCAATCCATTTTTTTTGAATTCCCGGTAATACTTCTCGGCTTCCTTCGCCAATAATTTGAACCGCGTCTTTGAGTCCATTGCCGCGACTGCCTTTTCCCCGTGTTTTTCAATAAAGTCCCTCATGGTCAATTCATCCTGCAGAGTATTCCAGAAAGTTTCTTTATCGTATGGATCGATGTATAGGTCATACTCCTCTTCCTTTTCCTCGGTAAGAAAGTAGCCCCGCAGTTCTTTGTCATAAACTATCCCGTCCGCCGCTCCATTTGCATGGGCCAGGGCCAGTATCTTGTCAAAGAAAGCTTCGTTTTCCCACCCCTCGGCGTCTTTTTCAGTCTTGTAGGCCTCCAGCATCCAATTCGCCAGCGCCACGTGTTTCAGCAGCAGTTTCAACTCTTTTCCCGATACGGTAATGGTTATATCACCCATGATTTCCTCATTGAACCGAAAATTACAACTCAGAAATATTTCAAAAAATCTACATCCTAACCCTGCTGCGCAGGATAAGTAACTTAAGAGCATTATAGCAAATTCAAAATTTGTTTTAATACTCTATCAAATTATAGAATTTGCTATCTAATGCTCTTATCCAGCTTGGCTGGGTAGAAAGCAAATTGCCTTGTTTTTTTTACCAAGTCAATTTGCTTTAAGTTACTAACTAAAAGGTTTCACAATTTTTCATTTTATTTTCTGTGTTTCGCCGCTTATCCACATAATTTTAACCAAACTCGCCACATTTTTGAATTCTTTGTCCCCGGTCAAGAGTTCAGCTTTACTGGTTTTCGCAAGAGCCGCGGCGAAGCAGTCGGCATAAGAAAGCCTGTACCCCGATTTAAGCAATGCCGCTTCGCGTACAAGCGGCCAGTCGGCGGGCACGACTTCGATCGGCAGGGTGTGCATGAGGTCCTCGATCTCCTCGGCCTTGGCAGCGCCGCATTCCCGGTGCACGATATAAAAAACCTCACCCAGGTTCACAGTACACATAAGC of Candidatus Aminicenantes bacterium contains these proteins:
- a CDS encoding nuclear transport factor 2 family protein, which produces MKKFVFFLLVILLTLSYLAGQGTNTANDDQAAIARAALDYIEGYYEVNAARMERALSPSLTKRGLIFSPRSHASFLQPINAEALIEVTRAGWGRLPAEQRQIDYRLLDISGHTASARVFSAKVKDYLHLAKQNGQWRIVNVLWRLPAEATSVARETANKESEVERIRMLLEEFREAMRKGNYERVQRILHPASVFHVLNETGEPGKLVLQERNADSIIDRTKAGNAGAIPDFRITVDDVFEDIAAARVVRGNSTQYLHLARQDNEWRIVNSLQEQPLAPAAGIEPAELGQKMANFTLASVNGKDVSLAGLAGKNVLLVFPRGRVGDHWCQICHYQYAELADLERRLQLRKKYNLEIVFVLPYDRATVEHWVAIFPEQMAVIEKWKNPGDPKGLSDGDKRWMETSRLAFPKKFAIGKENIPTPFPILIDNERTVSRGLDLFTLLWDNSRVEQNIPAVYLLDRHGKVLFNYLSQNTMDRPSGDQLLELFKKFL
- a CDS encoding Xaa-Pro peptidase family protein, producing the protein MANGLVVESSWLIVLLKTTAALLGLILITFGHRLPRLSNGLFWLLATLGLTMFRLARTNYLLAFLAALLLFFALLWLQNRLPRLTMALACLLPLPLFWFGAIYFSGSFNFRPRAAILGALLGAVAGALWPRAMLALLAPFMGIALLAWASPFALSFPLLVVPVLLACAYQFFDLYRRRRRGQWIASPRRTPREVLHDWQKWTAALAGLWLLLALFAPSASAPDPLHGRRLAVLTAPTLEFSPARNFYLTGRARPLALLAPHRSIFNRLTVLLKGRAQGRAIDEQRMVKAEDEIVCMRRAGQVTALAMAQVPALARPGINEQEIQEAILAAFRRYGAPVPSFEPIVGSGANATLPHYDRNDAVLQKGFVVVDIGCMFGGYASDMTRTFPVGGSCTPAQQKLLDLVTAAKAAAETILKPGVIMRQLDDAARQVITRAGFGEYFTHSVGHGVGVDVHDPTPKVLAENMVITLEPGIYIPHGAAVDPAYWDLGVRIEDTYRVTAAGYEILTLPPPAGK
- a CDS encoding SDR family NAD(P)-dependent oxidoreductase produces the protein MQPKALLVGNSDGIGLAATKRLLAAGWDVIGVSRSTAPISNKNNQHRVADVSDNKYPDLLAELLQEGSLDLCVYFVGIGKLLDPLDMSGEARIIDVNLTGMVRTAAAVIPQMVKRGQGHFIGVSSLADELLSAEAPSYNASKAGFSNYLGGLALALKSKGVYVTNVRFGFVDTKMAKSDFKPFMMSVEKAVDHLESCINKRPARYTAPKIMIPLVKILKLMMKLGGK
- a CDS encoding DUF1697 domain-containing protein, producing MPQVGKNNSRYVAFLRGINVGGHAAIKMTDLKAAFEKMGFDDVRTVLASGNVIFAARQADEKALRAEIESGLKKAFRRDISVLLRNRDDLRQLRSSEPFKGIEALPGVQLYVTFLADGAKRPELKIPYATSRQELRILRATLTEVFSVVDLEKGLGTPEAMAILEKEFGSNLTTRNWNTILKVLM
- a CDS encoding OsmC family protein; translation: MAVRTSTAEWKGTLKEGAGTMKLGSGAYEGPFTYASRFENGRGTNPEELLGAAHAGCFSMFLAALLSGAGFVPARIATTAMVHLGDGPTITLIELDTQARVPNITEEDLKKHAEIAKKNCPVSKELTGPKITLQIKLLT
- a CDS encoding GyrI-like domain-containing protein, translated to MKKIDFKKDLKSLYNPSAKEVTLVEVPAMNFLMIDGAGDPNTSKPYQEAVEALFSVAYAVKFTVKKALAIDYGVLPLEGLWWADDMAQFSIDDKSKWKWTMMIMQPEFVSGALIRDTIVAVKKKKAMPALDQMRFETFSEGKAAQILYVGPFSAEGPAIAKVHAFIDKIGKRFGKHHEIYLSDIRKADPANWKTVIRQPWR
- a CDS encoding type II toxin-antitoxin system VapC family toxin; its protein translation is MRKVLDAHALMVFLEKEPGFEKIETLFSAAMESNEPMLMCTVNLGEVFYIVHRECGAAKAEEIEDLMHTLPIEVVPADWPLVREAALLKSGYRLSYADCFAAALAKTSKAELLTGDKEFKNVASLVKIMWISGETQKIK